ACCTTACTTGGCTGTGCTTGCAACTTTACTTGGCATGTTTTGGTCTTGCAGATGAATCCAGGATATATCTGGGCTTTCTGTTGCTTTCTTCTGGGAGGAGAAGTATTTCAGTCACCACTCTGACTGGAACTTTTAATGTTCTTCCTGCACATTTGTCATAAACGCATGGAATTACTGAGTTTGATAGAGTCTGACTCCCTTCTTACATTAATTTGTGTCCTGGTAGACAATGTTTCTTGCTATGAATATCCTGCAGGAATAGAACATTCGGTCCGAGTGGAAACGCAGCCAATTATTTTTGCTCTTTGTCTGACACTGGGTCCTATTCCGGTAACTGTGCCACGCTCGAGGGGACGCGCTGTGATTTCAGTCCTGCTCTCTCTGAAGGGGCAGCTCGGGTGCTTTGCAGTCTGCCAGGCACAAGTGACAGCCCTGAGGgtctgctgcccctgctgcagctccagcaggtgggagcaggcagctccaagTGTCTCAGCTGATGCAGGTCCCTTTTTGGGTGGCTTCACCCTGGCTGCTGcgggcagtgccaggagggtGGGCGGTTGTCACACATCTCACTCCTGGATGCTCTCAGGGGAAGGTGCAAGGGAGGGACTTGACAGCAGATGTCCTGTCATGTTTAACTGGGGACAGAAAGCAGTCACAGGCTTTGTCCTCTGGGTTATTTCCAGAGCAGTCGCCTAAAGATGAGGATGGATTTTTCAGACTCCCAGTTTCACATAATCAGGAATATTAAAGAGCAGATTCCCAGGACAGCAGGCCTAGGCTGAAAACTGACACTTTGAACCACCATCTTCAGTGGCCAGTCTGTCCATCGAGGCCTGTGGTCTCTCTTATCCTGGGTTGTGAGTGAAATCTGAAGAttggggttatttttggccCATTTTTATCCTGGTTGagtaaaattgatttttctgaTTTGCCTTTAAACATGGGGAGTGTGATTGGGGAGCACAAACAAAATCCTTGCAGTGGGAAGGAAGGTGGGTAGTGGAGTGGTGTGAACCACGTGTGTCATGGTTAACATCTCCTCAGGAGCTTGAAATTGTTTGTGAGGGGGAGTCTCTGGTTCAGTTTCAGCATCCTTCCTCTTTCAGATAAACTGTGAGCTCACAGCATCCTCATGCACACCTACCCAACCCTGGGAAGACAAGAGGTAAAAGAGACACCTGAAATTATTGTGATAAAAtgcaaggacagaaagacaactGCAGGGCCTCGGCAtgctccagggaaggagaagaaaggaggaatgaggggctggagagagctctgtgtgagctctgtgtgcagcaaGGCCATGCCCAGCCACAACTGCAGGCTTGCAGGAGATTAATCCAGTTAGTGACCCAAAGGGAAACACAGAAACAATATGATCAGCTCAGCAgttctaaaataatttcagtctCTATTATGTCATCTGCTTTAAATACCAATTGTTTGCTGCTGGCTCTCTTGCCCATCAGAACTATTATAAAGAACTATTTGCCATTTGTACTTTCCTGTCCTCCTAGCAATAACTTCCTCTGTGTGCTTTTCTCTTACCTAAGAGCTGGACATCTGTCTTCCTCCTGGTTGTGACAAACACACCTGGGGCTCTTCTTCCCAGCTGATGCTCAGCTGGAGCCGGGCTGTCTGGGCTTTTCCTTTCCATcagcaccacagagctgctggccctgggcaggcagagctgggatgggctgggaaagcagagagctgtggctgctggggctggagctgatcCTGAGAGCTCAGAGAAGGGAGATGTAACAGGAGAACATCAGTTCCAAAAGGGGCTGGGAAAAGTTACTGATTTAcctgggaagggggaaggaaaatcTCCCGTGTTTGTGGATCTcaggtgtgtggggctgagttTGGTGAAATGCCAGTGACTGCTGGAGGAGGTTCCTTGGGCCAGGCTGTGTTAGTCAGTGGTGGAAGATCAGTGATTTACCAGCTGTGAAAGCAGTTGTGGGTTATTGTTTGGGGGTGAGGAGATCGTGGACAGGGAGGCTTCCAAAGCAGTTGGTGCCTTTGCTGCTCAGGATGGTGCACTGCCAGTGCAAAAAACCCTCTATATGTGAGCTCTGGCAGCTTTGTTTGGTTCCCCCCATGCTGAATATTCCCTGATGATCATTAGAAAGTGGAATTTTGAATTTTGCACTTCAGTTTTCAGTGCTTGGGGGGGTCTCTGGTGTGAATGAGCTCTGCTTTGGAGGAGCactgaggcagagctgcctgggtcaccctgcacaggagggctgagccaggcaATACCTCAGTGCTGGAGAAAGGAACCTCTCCCATCACACACCAGTCCCAGGCACCGaaggggagcacagccctgtgagTACTTGTCTTGCTGCAAAAGGCATGAGTTGGCTTGTGCAGAGTTAGACATCAAATTTTTCATGCCAATTTTTAGGGATTGCAAAAGTTTCAGGAATAATGAGATCCAGTTTGAGGCATCTGATTTTTAACTGGTTTATAGAGCTAGATTTGGATATCTACAAGTTGTTGTGGTTCTGAGAGGGCTTTTGTTTGAAGCAGAGAAGCCAAACCACCACTTCTGTTGAAGGGCTGAGTGTCTGAGAtgagacacctggggacacaaaTCTGAGTTCCTTCTGCATGAAGTTGTGACCCAGAGCCAGTGGGGCTACGAGGGCTGTCCCTTCAGCCTGGAGTTCCCATCACCTCCAGCCGTGCATCCATTTGATTTCCAGCCCAATCTGCTGAAATTTTGCAGAAtccctttttcttctcacaGACCAGGTAGTTCAGTCCTGACCCTCTGCCAGGGAGGTGATCTCTCTTCTCTGGGACattgttctttttctgaagaGTCTCAGAGAAGCTAGTCTGAACTTGGGAGAACTGAGATCTTGGCAtggaggagaggctggcagTTAGACACTGGGGAAGGTTTATTTTCCCTCCAGAATTTTCTTTCCGAGGTGAGTACTCTTAATTGCAGGTGGATGGAATCCAAGCCCCACAGGCTGTTCGGTCACCAGGCAGTGACTTCACTTTGGGCTGGGCTTCCCTCTCTCTCCAGTTCTGTAAAAGACTGAGCAGATACCAAGAAGAGCAAAAGATAAAGCAGAGGGGCTTGGTTTGCTTCGTTTTTAACTTGCACAACCCGAAATCACAGCAGCGTTTGCCAGCAGAGTTGAAGCCTCAGGATGTCGAGAGCTCGGTCGCTGCTGGTGGGGTTCACATTgctggagggactggagggtgGGGTTCCCATcactggggctggagggtgggactccccctcccagggcagggaaccaAGGGGCCACAGCCCAGAGCCTCCCCTCCTCCgctgtgctgccaggggctcagcccaggaCCCCCACTCGCGTTCACAGGAGAGCCTTTCCACCCAGGAGAACACCccctcttcttctccaggctggtgctggcccCAGGTTtggcagccccaggtgctcTGTTCAGGAGGAGAGGTGCTGCCTTTGGGCTCAGCCTGTTCCTCCGGGggcagctggctctgcctgtgagcagcaagcccagcactgcccagcactgcccaggaagGGTTAATGCTCCCTGGGCTGGCCTGGCTGAGCCCggcagggctgccccagcccggggcagtCCCTGAGGCCGGGGGGATTGCAGGGCAGGTGCCAGGGGGGttggagcagcccagggggttggaggagccaggcaggagctgcgCTCCCCAGGGCGCGATTACTGCGCCAGGGGATTTGGTGGGAAGTGGCCAATGAGGGGCCAAGCTGGCTCCAAATCCAGCTTTTTCCAAAGCCCCAGATAAAACAGGCTGCCATTAATAAGGCAAGGAAGGTTAGGACGAGCAGCATCTAGCAGATCTAGAGAGGTAAGGTGGCAGTTCTGCCTGAGGCTGGCCCCAGCTCGGAGTGGGAACCAGGAGCGTGGTGGGGCTGCTCTTGGGACATTATTTGGACAACTGCAGCAGGAGTTTATTTGCTGATGTTAAGAAATGCCATAGCTGGAGCTCTGGGTAGTGGAATCAGGAAGCTGAGCACAGATTTTCTGTATCTTTGTAGCTGTGTGCTGATTCTGGGTGATATACAAGTTTCTTGAGAGGAAAGCTCTGAATGTAACCTGCTGGTGAGTTCAGTTCTAGGTTCTGGGGTTTGAAATGGGATTTGTGGTCAGAAACTGTGGAGCAGTTTCCCCTTAGAGAGCTGGGTTGTCACAATTTTCTGATGGCTGCTCTTCCTCGCTGCTCAGCTCCACGTACAGGGATGGAAATAGAGCGAGTAATCAAACCAGCTTAGTTAAAATGAAAGAGATGTGGAAAATAAAGCTTGGGAATGTAAAGCTGAacataagaataaaataaaaagctgtcCTTTTCCACCCTAATCTTGAGATCTGCTGCTGTACAAAAAATGGTGACGAGCTTTTTAAACTGCTGGTGACAGCATAGGCTGGAGCTTCCCCGGACGGGGTGATCTCTGCAAACCACCTCAGCCAGAGCGACACGGCctcacctccagccctgccagcccctgctgttcctcccctctcctgccccttcccactCCCCCTCCTGCTAAAAATGACTCAGTGGCAGCTGTTGGGAAGTGGAGCCCGTTTGCTTCCTGGTGCTGCTTTGGGAATGTGATCCAGATCCTGCGTGAGAGAGAGCAGGCAGCGGAGCGAGGAGAGGGGGAGTCGGGAAGCTCTGGAGAATAACTTGCTTATTTTAAGCCTGGCGTAGAAAGTTCAATCTTTGTAGTGAGGTTCAGGGATGAAGCAGAGCTGCTACTAAAGGTCCTCGCCTGGGAATCAAAGAATTCCTGGTTGAATGTGAGTAATCCTGGAGTTTGTTGGTGGTTCTGTGCAAAATTTCCAGTGCACTGAAATGTCTTTGATTGTCCTCTGGCGAGAGGTGCCCGTGCTGAGGGCATTGAGAGCTGGAGATGGGTTATGGAGTAACAATTTAATTCTTcctggggtttatttttaatctacTTGAGCACTTCAGGTAAGGAAGCAATGCTCTGTTCTGGTTCTGATTTCAGCTGGTGACAGGGCACAAAGACTCAAAAGCACAAGAATATTCTAAAACTGGTGGCAGCCAAAACCATTCATAGCTCTACACCTTGGGCTTCTGCCAAGCAATAATGGAAACCCaaactctttatttttgttgtcaGGTCAAACAATCCACttctgtcagctcctcttcctcctagAGGCACACTCCTACAAAAATCTAAGGAGAATGGGGGTGCTGTTGGCTGAAGtggaggcagtgcaggtgggatggGTGGCAGGTGTGGTCAGGAGGGAGGGCATGGcccagagagctgctcagccctgctctgctgccccatcctgccctggggaccctgcTGGGGACCCTGACCCACGGGGACCCACGGGGACCCTGACCCACGGGGACCCTGACCCGCTGTGCTCTTCCCTCCGCAGCTCTCCATGAAGGAGGTGGGTGACGGGCTGCACGAGCAGATGAACTGCATGATGGGcgccctgcaggagctgaagctgctgcaggtgcagaCGGCCCTGGAGCACCTGGACCTGTCGGGGCGCCGCAGCCCCGCGGAGCAGCGCCGCTGCTGCCGGAGCAGCGCGGGGGCCGGGCAGGAGCCGCGCCCGGGGGGGACCCAGGGGTGCTGCCCCCCACCCCTGGCGTGTCCCGGGCCACAGCCAGCCTGCGTGTCCCAGCCTGCTGCGTTCCCAGAGAGCGACCAGCCTCGAGACAGCCCCTGCTCCTCGCGGAGCCTCTGCGGGGAGCGCGTGTGCCCCCCTAAAGGACCTTGCTGGGCGCCCGGCAGCGCGGGGCAcggccggccccggcccctggaggccagccagggcacagccgGGGCATGGCCGCTGTGCCAGGAGTGCCCGGGCTGTGACGATGGCCACGACTGGACCTCGTCCCTGATGTCGCAGAGCAGGAACCGGCAGCCGCTGGTGCTGGGGGACAACATCTTCGCAGACTTGGTGGGGAACTGGCTGGACCTGCCCGAGCTGGACAAGAAGGGGGAGAAGGGCGAGGCGTCCCTGTCCACGAGCAGgtcccaggagctctgcaggaagTTCTCCCTCACAGCCAACATCTTCAAGAAGTTCCTGAGGAGCGTCCGGCCGGACCGCGACAGGCTGCTCAAGGAGaagccctgctggctccctcCCGAGGACAAACAGCCCGAGATTTCCAAGAGGTCCAAAAAGATCAACAAACTCAAGGGGACGTTTTACCTGCCCCTTCACGGGAACCTGCAGAACCATCACAGCAAGGCAGAGAGGTGCCCGAGGGCAGAGGGCCGTGGCGAGCACCCCAGAATGGGCACCAGGAAGGTGCCTGACACCAGAGACTACAGCCAGGCAGGGTTTGACATCAACACGGCCGTCTGGGTgtgagcctgccctgcccagcatcTCCACACCCACCACCGGCTGGAGGCCActcacctgctcagggcacTCCGAGCTCTCCACAGGGATCCTGCAGAACGTGCTGCAGGCTTCACTCGCCTGCACACGGAACTTTCTGGAGACCTGCGactgcctgagcagcagctccacgtGGGGAGACCTTGGGGACCAGTGTTGGTGAAAATAGTGCAGATCTTTAGCAGCTTTAGGGTGAGTGGTGCCACAggtgagcagctcctggtgccaggCCCGTTCCATCATCTCCGGCTCAATGGTGCAGCACAAATTCCAcggtgtgcatgtgtgtgtatgagtgtgcaaatatatatatatatatatagttttgttaaaaaaatctattcctGCTTGTGTGCACTTGAAACTGGGTTACAAACCAGGCATCCCAAGCCTTGTACCTGAAGCACTTGTTatttaaatggaaagaaataagtTTGAATTTATAAGACTTGAACAATTGCTGAGTGGGGGCAGACCCCAGCTGTGGGGGGTTTCCCTTAACCTGTATCCCTGGTGCCCTGCCAGcatctctccctcccctgccagtCAAACCAGAGGGGCACAAGGCTCCTTACAGGGGGGTTGTGACCCGGGGGTCTCGGTGGGtttgccccctcccctccccttgtCCCTGTGATCTCTCCAGGTACAGCACTGCTGAAGTTCATTGTTGGATTTTCTCCCAGATGCAAAGTTCAGTCCCCCATCTCCTGTTGTGTTCCCTGTTGCCGTTGTACAAACCCTGCTTTGACAGAACCAAGTTCTTCAGTGTCCGACTCTCCGAGAGTTTCCAATAAAGTGGGATtgtctccctctgctctgggacacccTGGCTCTGTTCTCTCACTCGGGGGGTCCCTGGCTGTTcccggctggggctgggcagtcTGGGGGCAGCCAGAAGAGTTTCCATTCAAGGAGAGGCTGTAAgtcacagcagagctccctgccaaggtgccagccctgctccagaggcacagccctgctcagccctgcgcctccagggctgctgcagctcccccgTCCGTcctgcctcccccagcagcagcacgggcagggggcagggctggggctgggggacagggctggggctgggggacagggctggggctggggctggggctggggctggggctggggggcagggctggggctgggggacagggctggggcagggggacagggctggggctggggctggggctgggggacagggctggggctggaacagggggacagggctgggaccggggctgggggacagggctggggctggggctgggggacagggctggggctggggctggggctggggctggggctggggcagggggcagggctggggacagggctggggctgggggacagggctggggctgggacagggggacagggctggggacagggctagggctggggctggggctgggggacagggctggggctggggctggggctgggggacagggctggggctggggctggggctaGGGCTAGGGCTAGGgctagggctagggttagggttagggttagggctagggttagggttagggtagggctagggctggcactggggctaGGGTtaaggttagggttagggctaggattagggttagggttagggttagggctaggattagggttagggttagggttagggttagggttagggctagggttagggttagggttagggttgggagAGAAGCTGCTGCAAGGGAAGAACCTCAGAGCCATCCAGTCcctggctggaggagagggacagagacagggacagggacaggggtgctgccacagccacggggagcacagagcctgctgctggccctgcagccccgTTCTctcagcccagagccccagcaggtgccctgtgccccagcagggctgtgctcccaaaCCTGTTCCCCTCACTCCAGCTGAGTTGTGGCTCGTGTCAGAGCAGGGCCattctattttttaaacaccctgctctgctcctgctgtaaCTTCCCGGGGCTGAGAGGCCGGTGGAGCAGAGGCGTGGAGGCagaattctttttctcctttgcaaATTAAATATAGGCACAAGGCAGGCCCTGCTCGTGCCCATACAAGGAGAGGAGCGGGACAGCACCCGAGCTCAGCACTTCTGCAGGAACCTGAGCAAGCTTTTGTCCTTCCTCCTCGTGGgcctcagggctgctgcttccccctTCCCCGTTTCCCTGAATGCTGAAGGGCTGCCTCTgaagcattttgttttcctcctcttttatCAGTGGTTCATCCTGTTAGTtacctcccctctcctttccagAGGGTCACCAAAGAGAAGGAGTTTTCcagagagaggagcagctttgcATTAAAATAGGATTTTCCAGGGTGTTTGCAGTGACAAATCCAGTGTTGGTTAGGCTTCAAAAGCTTGGAAATAGCcagaaaatgcagctgcatCTCAAAGTtcttaagagaaaaaatatttaataaatattctttataGACATTCAAATAATGAAGAATATCACCCAAGCCAGACATCCTCCCTAATTTAGTCTCCAGAGCAGGACCTGCTAATAGATCAGAGCTGGATTTGTGAATTACCATTTCACTTCTCCAGGGACTTCTCCTGAAATCATAATGGCTTTTgctcctcttttttcttcacGAAATTGTTCTCTGTTATTAGGTATGAAACCCACCTAATTAGCACCATGGCAGTGTCTGAGGaggccctggctgtgtcctgcagggctgagaggaGTGGCTAATCCCCAACAGGACAATGATTAGAGGAGGAGGCTCCCCACGAGCCTGCCTGGGAGGGCGGCGatggcagaggcagcctgggccTTGGGGTTTGTTGGAAATCTCTGGTCAGCCTCAGCCAGGGGCTGGgtgagcagcacatccctgggctcccagtcctgagcagcacatcccagtgctcccagtcctgagcagcacatcccagtgctcccagccctgagcagcacatcccagtgctcccagccctgagcagcacatcccagtgctcccagccctgagcagcacatcccagtgctcccagccctgagcagcacatcccagtgctcccagccctgagcagcacatcccagtgATCCTGGCTCTGAACAgcacatcccagtgctcccagccctgagcagcccatcccagtgctcccagccctgagcagcccatcccagtgctcccagtcctgtgcagcccatcccagtgctcccagccctgagctgcacagccctgggatggatGAGTGCTGCCCTGGCCCATATGGCCTCATGGGCAGAGAGGATTTAGCTCTCAGCGTTAATCGAGTGcttttccaggagctgctcctgctccctgggcttTCCCTTGCTGGAGCCCAcaccctgctctcctggccaGATGGCCTCCAGAAGGCTCCCAAATGTGCCTGTAATTAAAAAGCCTTGATTTTCAAAACCATTTCCCAGCTTGCTCTTCTGACAATAGGATGGGgcttcctgggctgctggggcaggaggagaggcacacagggctggctgccctCGGGGGTTTCTGTTCTCTGTTCACTCTTTGTgcaggggcaggacaggggCAGGGGCTTTACCCTGGAAGAGAGCAGCTTtaggatattgggaagaaattcctccccgTGAGGgagtgaggccctggcacagggtgcccagagcagctgtggagccctggcagtgcccaaggccaggctggacagggtcTGGGccaatggaaggtgtccctgcccagggtaGGGGCTGGAATTAGGGCATCTTTAAGGTGGggtggctcagctgcagctctcccgAGGttcctgctcagagctcccccctcccctgggctctttctgctccagcccagtGAGGGGCTCGggcccagggcagccagccaggcactggagctgcagctgcctgatCTGCATTGCTCATGCTAATGCTGTGGGAGCCATTCAGGGCCGGCTTTGTGCTGAGTTCCTGTGCCCTGAATGGAGCTCTGCTTGGAAAAACGAGACACTGGTGCTCTGCATTGGGCATCACTCAAGAGgggagctctctgtgctgcttaCCTGGTTTGCAAAGGTGTGGCTGATGTGATGCTGTTAGCAGCACGGTCGGAGCTTTGCAGGGAATTCACGCCTGAAAGAGGCAAATAACAGAGAAATTCTTATTTATTCCTAAGGGGAATGGGAGAAACATTCTATTTGCAGCTACAGAGTATTGGGAAATTCTCTGGAGATAAGCTGCATTGCCAGGAAAGTCGAGCAAAAGTCCTCCTGAGCAGGGGTTCATGGCAGCTGTAAATCAATCAGATGGATGGGATAAGGCACCTCAAAGAGCCAAACCTgcccctgcctccctgccccagccggGCTCAGTCAGGGCTCTCTGTGCTGAAACCTCCCCAGGACAGCCTGtcacccctgcagcccctccagggcgAGAttcctgtgtccccaccccaggggactgtccccagcagggGTTCAGGTCCTTTGCCATGATGTGATTTCATGGGACAATTCGATGTGACACGTCTTGGCAGCCCTGGGCAATCACAGAGGAGCTGAAGGCTCAGCAGGACACAGAGCCCCTCATCTCTGTGGGCAAGGCAGCTGGAAAAAATAACCCCAGGTGAAGGACTTTGCAGCCCTTCCTCTGGGACACAGCAAGGTCCCGAACACCATCctataaattaattatttggaTTCCAGCCCTGCAATGAGAGCCATCTGGCCAGATGCCTCCACCCttcccagagcccccaggagcCCTCAGCCCTCCAAGCTGGAGGAGAGAGCTCTCCACGTGTGTCTGAAGCAGAAGTGGAGCCAGAAGGACTCTCAGCACTCGGGTTCCTCAGccattcccttccctctgcaatggggcagcccctggagcCTGTGAGCTGTAGGGAGGTGCTGTTTGTCCCTGGGGGCCTGGACTGGGCACTGGGAACTGCCTGGACCTGCAGGGACGGCTCAGACAGCTCCTCATGCACCTCAGACAGCTCCCATTTCCATTTGTGAGGCTCAGGGGCAGgagggccctgctctcctctgccagctctgggcatccaaaggcagctctgtgtTCACAGAGGGTCAGCTGTTTGTGGCTCGGGTCTGGGGCACTGCCAGCGTCCCCCACATAACCCAGGCatgggggctgtggggaagggcagCCTCGGGCTGCAAGAAGccctggaggaagcagtggaGGCGTTTTCCTGGCATGACCCAGGGGAGCCCTGCCCGCCCTTGCCGGGAAGAGCCAAGAGGGAAAAAGTTAAAAGCTGTCTCCAGGCAGGAGAACAAAACCACCGTGGCACTCATCTCGCTGCTGTGCTCATCTCATTACGTTGTTTAACAGGATACCCTCTCATTGATTTTAATTACTGACATAATTTGGGAAGTAATtcacagcacatccctgcagggTGCAGGAGTCTGAGCCGGGAACAATGTGCTGGAGCCTCCaccagaggagggagggagggagggagggagggagggaaaagagcCTGGCCCCCGGGccaggggcacctgggcacctgggcacctgggcacctgggcacctgGACACCTGGAacctgggcacctgggcacctgggcacctgGACACCTGGACACCTGTCCCTGGGAAAGGCTCCCTGGGGAGCACGGTGACAATATCGTGTCCTGGGGTACAATATTGTCACCCACGGTGTGATACTGTCACCCTTGCTATGATATTGTCACCCACGGTATGATATTGTCACCCAGAGTCCCATATTGTCACCCTTGCTATGATATTGTCACCCACAGTCCCATACTGTCACCCACAGTACAATGCTGTCACCCATGGTCCAGACTTCCCTCACCcagatcccagagctgctcccaatCCCCAGCACCGTTAATCAAATGGCACTGGTGGCTCTGGTCTGGCACTGGTGGCTCTGGTCTGGCACTGGTGGCTCTGGTCCCAGCTCTGGTGGCTCTGGtcccagcactggtggctctggtctggcactggtggctctggtcccagctctggtggctctggtctggcactgggggctctggtctggcactg
This region of Haemorhous mexicanus isolate bHaeMex1 chromosome 25, bHaeMex1.pri, whole genome shotgun sequence genomic DNA includes:
- the INKA2 gene encoding PAK4-inhibitor INKA2, with protein sequence MEQHLRRLRQELLSMKEVGDGLHEQMNCMMGALQELKLLQVQTALEHLDLSGRRSPAEQRRCCRSSAGAGQEPRPGGTQGCCPPPLACPGPQPACVSQPAAFPESDQPRDSPCSSRSLCGERVCPPKGPCWAPGSAGHGRPRPLEASQGTAGAWPLCQECPGCDDGHDWTSSLMSQSRNRQPLVLGDNIFADLVGNWLDLPELDKKGEKGEASLSTSRSQELCRKFSLTANIFKKFLRSVRPDRDRLLKEKPCWLPPEDKQPEISKRSKKINKLKGTFYLPLHGNLQNHHSKAERCPRAEGRGEHPRMGTRKVPDTRDYSQAGFDINTAVWV